A section of the Dehalococcoidia bacterium genome encodes:
- a CDS encoding SDR family oxidoreductase produces MGLDGLKEKVAIVTGGGRGIGREIALRLAAEKACVVLSARTRKEIESVAGEIRAAGGVALAAPADVGYGKEVDALFRQAVSTFGKVDILVNNAGAYPIGPVADFLEDAWDAAMRVNLKSFYLCSRAALTIGKMLERRSGHIINIASIMVRREAPNLAVHASFKHGVLGFSESLRREVSPAGVRVSLVCPGPVDTALLRSAEAREMVQRRERWIMPGDVADLVLHVATLPENINISEVHVMGT; encoded by the coding sequence ATGGGTTTAGACGGGCTGAAAGAGAAGGTAGCTATCGTCACCGGCGGTGGCCGGGGCATAGGCCGGGAGATAGCGCTGCGCCTCGCGGCGGAAAAGGCGTGCGTGGTCCTTTCCGCGCGCACACGCAAGGAGATTGAATCAGTAGCAGGCGAGATACGCGCTGCCGGCGGCGTGGCCCTGGCGGCGCCCGCGGACGTGGGCTATGGCAAAGAGGTGGATGCGCTGTTTCGGCAGGCCGTCTCCACATTCGGTAAGGTGGACATCCTGGTCAACAATGCAGGAGCCTACCCTATTGGTCCGGTCGCGGACTTCCTGGAAGACGCATGGGACGCGGCAATGCGGGTGAACCTGAAGTCCTTTTATCTCTGCTCCCGGGCCGCCCTCACCATCGGGAAGATGCTAGAGCGTCGGAGCGGACATATCATCAACATAGCGTCCATCATGGTCCGCCGCGAGGCCCCCAATCTGGCCGTCCACGCTTCCTTTAAGCACGGCGTCCTCGGCTTCTCGGAATCTCTGCGCCGCGAGGTGTCGCCCGCCGGCGTTCGCGTGTCGCTCGTGTGCCCCGGCCCCGTAGACACGGCGCTATTGCGCTCCGCGGAGGCCCGGGAGATGGTGCAGCGGCGCGAGCGCTGGATTATGCCCGGAGACGTGGCCGACCTGGTCTTGCACGTTGCCACGCTGCCGGAAAACATCAATATCAGCGAGGTCCATGTCATGGGGACGTGA
- a CDS encoding MmgE/PrpD family protein: MEYASVSRQLARFVDKLSYKDLSVGVMDRVKGRILHGVCTAFAGYEHPMVQAGKRLILNEEKGTPGNTTILGANAKASKLGAAFVNSMMFSCRNQHDSYRMLIHPSAQVLPSTFAVAENNGVAGKDVLVALAAGYEVLTRLASNEEYVLDAHAHGFRASPLFGVFGAAAATGKLMGLNEDQLRDALGFAATFAAGTAEGPRSGSGESMFQDAHATRSGIMASLMAREGFTTTEQAIEGEAGFYNAFTGKYQWDYGTVVGDLGKRFELLNITSKRYPCAGFNQLPIMLMARLVKEHKFTPDQITRIDIEMSPYETRYPHPQFARRWTVVGLIEYFVSIAAVAGDFPQARPWQNYIIGSVVAGGGTDAAASQDLAVFNTLKKVQLHSNIHRPIYHPKITVRLKNGKVIEGESDKKELFWGVKEEEELAIRLKPLMGMSEKQLGSVQGAVRGFEKLKGAGDFLGLVARREAARKT; the protein is encoded by the coding sequence ATGGAGTACGCGTCTGTCAGCCGCCAGCTAGCCCGTTTCGTTGACAAGCTCTCGTACAAGGACCTTTCCGTTGGCGTCATGGACCGCGTCAAAGGACGCATTCTTCATGGCGTTTGCACTGCGTTCGCCGGTTATGAACACCCTATGGTGCAGGCGGGCAAGCGTCTTATCCTCAACGAAGAGAAAGGTACGCCTGGCAACACCACCATATTAGGAGCGAACGCGAAGGCGTCCAAGCTCGGCGCTGCCTTCGTCAACAGCATGATGTTTTCCTGTCGAAATCAGCACGACTCTTACCGCATGCTCATCCACCCGAGCGCACAGGTGCTCCCTTCCACTTTCGCCGTGGCGGAGAACAATGGCGTGGCGGGTAAGGACGTGCTCGTGGCGCTGGCCGCCGGCTATGAGGTCCTGACGCGTCTCGCCAGCAACGAAGAGTACGTCCTGGACGCCCATGCCCACGGCTTTCGCGCAAGTCCGCTCTTCGGCGTTTTCGGCGCGGCCGCTGCGACGGGGAAGCTCATGGGCCTGAACGAGGACCAACTGCGGGACGCTCTGGGCTTCGCCGCGACGTTCGCCGCGGGCACGGCGGAGGGACCGCGCAGCGGCTCGGGAGAGAGCATGTTCCAGGACGCGCACGCGACGCGCAGCGGCATCATGGCGAGCCTGATGGCCCGGGAGGGCTTCACGACGACCGAACAGGCGATTGAAGGGGAGGCCGGTTTTTACAACGCGTTCACCGGCAAGTACCAATGGGACTATGGCACGGTCGTGGGGGACTTGGGCAAGCGCTTTGAGCTTCTGAACATTACCTCGAAGAGATATCCCTGCGCTGGTTTCAACCAGCTTCCCATTATGCTGATGGCCCGCCTCGTGAAGGAGCACAAGTTCACCCCAGACCAGATCACGCGGATTGACATCGAGATGAGTCCCTATGAGACTCGCTATCCGCACCCGCAGTTCGCCCGCCGCTGGACGGTCGTGGGCTTGATAGAGTACTTCGTCTCCATCGCCGCCGTCGCCGGAGACTTTCCCCAGGCGCGGCCCTGGCAAAACTATATCATTGGCTCCGTGGTCGCCGGAGGGGGCACGGACGCCGCCGCGTCGCAGGACCTGGCGGTATTCAACACCCTCAAGAAAGTGCAGCTTCACTCCAACATCCATCGCCCTATCTATCATCCCAAGATTACCGTCCGGCTCAAGAACGGCAAGGTCATCGAAGGAGAGAGCGATAAGAAGGAGCTCTTCTGGGGAGTCAAGGAGGAGGAGGAACTCGCCATACGGCTCAAGCCGTTGATGGGCATGAGCGAGAAGCAGTTGGGCAGCGTTCAGGGCGCAGTCCGCGGATTTGAAAAACTGAAGGGCGCCGGAGACTTCCTGGGACTGGTCGCAAGGCGGGAAGCTGCCCGGAAGACATAA
- a CDS encoding carbon-nitrogen hydrolase family protein, which yields MKAVVHASLVQFNPRWLDRERNADRMRAFAEDEAREGADLILFPELANIGYIPPRPRASGATAEEVDAAVQYVRAAETIPGPTTLALSDVAARFHTHIVVGIAERHPTIPGTLYNSAALIGPSGIVGVHRKVHLGRDEKQYFYAGNSAQVFDTDIGRLGLLICYDSRFPEIVRAQALKGAEIVCSVWANPRIGNSKGPHRLHMFSYVRALENANFFLSCGRVGEEGGVHFSGHSAAGSPGGELLAASDTEDEEVVRVTLQEKDLLKARTIFPYFRDRRPDVYGILVEPLAPEEPRRAAAEGAVFRPPTRGEGVGPGRPAGHPPAG from the coding sequence GTGAAAGCCGTAGTGCACGCTTCCCTCGTCCAGTTCAACCCCCGATGGCTCGACCGGGAGCGCAACGCTGACCGGATGCGCGCCTTCGCGGAGGACGAAGCGCGCGAGGGCGCCGACCTTATCCTGTTCCCGGAGCTTGCCAACATTGGCTACATTCCGCCGCGCCCTCGCGCCTCCGGAGCGACCGCGGAGGAGGTGGACGCCGCCGTCCAGTACGTCCGCGCCGCGGAGACCATACCTGGCCCGACCACCCTGGCTCTGTCCGACGTGGCGGCTCGTTTCCATACCCACATAGTAGTGGGCATAGCGGAGCGCCATCCGACTATTCCGGGCACGCTGTACAACTCGGCGGCGTTGATAGGCCCGTCGGGTATCGTGGGCGTCCATCGCAAGGTGCACCTCGGCAGGGACGAGAAGCAGTACTTTTACGCGGGCAACAGCGCACAGGTCTTTGATACGGATATCGGTCGGCTTGGCCTGCTCATCTGCTATGACAGTCGCTTTCCCGAGATCGTCCGCGCCCAGGCGCTCAAAGGGGCGGAGATCGTCTGCTCTGTCTGGGCCAATCCGCGCATAGGCAACAGCAAGGGGCCGCACCGCTTGCACATGTTCTCCTATGTGCGCGCCCTGGAGAACGCCAACTTCTTCCTCTCTTGCGGACGCGTGGGAGAGGAAGGCGGCGTCCATTTCAGCGGGCACAGCGCGGCCGGATCACCGGGCGGCGAGTTGCTGGCGGCGTCTGATACGGAAGACGAGGAAGTCGTGCGGGTGACGCTTCAGGAGAAAGACTTACTGAAGGCGCGGACCATCTTTCCGTACTTTCGGGACCGCAGGCCGGATGTCTATGGCATCCTGGTGGAGCCTCTCGCGCCCGAAGAGCCTCGACGGGCTGCGGCGGAAGGCGCTGTGTTCCGCCCGCCTACGCGCGGCGAAGGCGTGGGTCCAGGACGTCCCGCAGGGCATCCCCCAGCAGGCTGA
- a CDS encoding IS256 family transposase has translation MGKLSTESQGASRVTWDHLEEWVREKVQELMQALLEEEVTELLGRGKSARRQAVDPDESGPGYRNSYGKERRLTLSCGAIKVRRPRVRGLEQRFESRVLLLSARRTREVDQLIPELYLHGLAAGDFDLALRGLLGEDAPISASTVARLKEKWQGELKEWKGRSLAELEVAYLWVDGVYVKAGLEKEKAVLLVVLGGLSDGRKVLLALESGYRESTESWLGVLRDLKGRGMDRPKLVVGDGNLGLWGALGQVFPEACEQRCWNHKMVNVLDKLPKKVQWEAKGQLQKVAYAPTLAQAEQGRKQFVQWCAKGDYKGAAATLERDWGKMVSFYQFPKDHWRRLRTTNPIESPFATLRLRTDAAKWFKKVENATAVIFKMLLLAEGRFRRLNAPERMKQVYLGAQFQGGIEVKQEVLQELAA, from the coding sequence GTGGGAAAGCTAAGCACGGAAAGCCAAGGCGCGTCAAGGGTCACCTGGGACCACTTGGAGGAATGGGTGCGTGAGAAGGTACAGGAGTTGATGCAAGCCCTGCTGGAGGAGGAGGTCACCGAGCTGTTGGGACGCGGCAAATCAGCGCGGCGCCAGGCAGTGGATCCCGACGAGTCGGGCCCAGGCTACCGCAATAGCTATGGCAAAGAGCGGAGGCTGACCTTGAGCTGCGGCGCCATCAAGGTGCGCCGGCCCAGAGTCAGGGGCCTGGAACAGCGCTTTGAGAGCCGGGTGCTGCTCCTCTCCGCCCGGCGCACCCGGGAAGTGGACCAGCTTATCCCGGAGCTTTACCTGCACGGTCTGGCCGCCGGGGACTTCGACCTGGCGCTGCGGGGCCTCCTTGGGGAAGATGCCCCGATATCCGCCAGTACGGTGGCCCGCCTCAAGGAGAAGTGGCAGGGGGAATTGAAGGAGTGGAAGGGAAGGAGCCTGGCTGAGCTGGAGGTGGCCTATCTGTGGGTGGACGGGGTGTACGTGAAGGCCGGGCTGGAAAAGGAGAAGGCAGTCCTGCTGGTGGTGCTGGGGGGACTGAGCGATGGGCGGAAGGTGCTCCTTGCCCTGGAGTCCGGCTATCGGGAGTCCACCGAGAGTTGGCTGGGGGTGCTCAGAGACCTGAAAGGCCGGGGGATGGACCGCCCCAAGTTGGTGGTAGGTGATGGGAACTTAGGGCTGTGGGGGGCCTTGGGGCAAGTATTCCCAGAAGCTTGTGAGCAACGGTGCTGGAACCACAAGATGGTCAATGTGCTGGATAAGCTGCCCAAGAAGGTGCAGTGGGAAGCTAAAGGACAGCTCCAGAAGGTCGCCTATGCTCCAACCCTGGCCCAGGCAGAACAGGGGCGGAAGCAGTTTGTCCAGTGGTGTGCTAAGGGGGACTATAAAGGGGCGGCCGCAACCCTGGAGCGGGACTGGGGGAAAATGGTCAGCTTCTACCAGTTCCCCAAAGACCACTGGAGGCGCCTGAGGACCACCAACCCCATCGAGTCGCCCTTTGCCACCCTGCGGCTAAGGACGGATGCCGCCAAGTGGTTCAAGAAGGTGGAGAACGCTACGGCAGTGATCTTCAAGATGCTGTTGCTGGCGGAGGGCCGGTTCCGCAGGCTTAATGCCCCGGAGCGGATGAAGCAGGTCTACTTGGGGGCCCAGTTCCAGGGCGGGATCGAGGTCAAACAGGAAGTGCTACAGGAGCTCGCTGCCTGA
- a CDS encoding acyltransferase gives MKALLFKLSKRIYQTRIPLSVTLIGVSNIHVGNNCWIDPLCYLKSEGPDGVLRIGNNVAVKRYSHISAKGSKVEIKDFSYVGYNNWIGGQGNITIGRNFMSGMNVVIISSNHDYYNINVPYHMGDEIKGDILIGANVWIGANSVVLPGTSIGDGAVIGAGSIVTQDIPQYVLVTGNPAMVIKQIHRKSGESAT, from the coding sequence ATGAAAGCTCTTCTATTTAAACTTTCGAAGCGCATTTACCAAACAAGAATACCCTTATCAGTCACACTCATAGGTGTTTCCAACATCCATGTTGGGAATAATTGCTGGATTGATCCCCTCTGCTATCTCAAGAGTGAAGGACCCGACGGAGTATTACGAATTGGGAATAATGTAGCTGTTAAGAGATATTCGCATATTAGCGCAAAAGGCTCCAAGGTTGAAATAAAGGACTTTAGTTATGTGGGATACAACAACTGGATTGGTGGTCAGGGAAATATCACTATTGGAAGAAACTTCATGTCGGGAATGAACGTTGTTATCATCTCATCCAATCATGATTATTACAACATAAACGTACCTTATCATATGGGAGACGAAATCAAAGGAGATATTCTCATTGGAGCAAACGTTTGGATAGGCGCAAATTCAGTAGTTTTGCCTGGCACTTCGATAGGTGATGGAGCAGTTATCGGAGCTGGCTCTATTGTGACACAGGATATTCCACAATATGTGCTCGTAACTGGCAACCCAGCGATGGTGATAAAGCAAATTCACCGAAAGTCGGGAGAGAGTGCCACCTAA
- a CDS encoding ABC transporter permease — protein MSAQGSALARGTATVRQGRRGFWGMASKFWRDQPLGVIGAALVLLMVLVAVFAEVIAPYSPLETHRGVSFAPPSLRFWLGADELGRDVLSRVLYGTRLSLYVGLVSVLLGTTIGAGVGVVSGYMGKKVDILLQRIIDTVMAFPTLILALAIVAVLGPSLNNVVIAVSVVLIPRGARVLRSAALSVKENPYIEAARAIGCSNTRVLLRHVLPQCMAPYIIVATAAIGWAITVEATLNFLGVGAPPPTPSWGAMLSGAGRQHLETSPWIAISPGVALSLTVFGFSLLGDALRDVLDPRLRRA, from the coding sequence ATGAGCGCGCAAGGGTCGGCATTAGCGCGGGGAACGGCGACCGTCCGGCAAGGGCGTCGCGGCTTCTGGGGCATGGCGTCCAAGTTCTGGCGCGACCAGCCGCTGGGCGTCATTGGCGCCGCGCTCGTGCTGCTCATGGTCCTGGTCGCGGTGTTCGCGGAGGTCATTGCGCCGTACAGTCCGCTGGAGACCCATCGAGGCGTGTCTTTCGCTCCGCCCAGCCTGCGGTTCTGGCTGGGCGCCGACGAGCTGGGCCGCGACGTGCTCAGTCGCGTCCTCTACGGAACCCGCCTCTCCCTCTACGTGGGGCTTGTGTCGGTGTTACTGGGCACCACGATTGGGGCAGGTGTGGGAGTTGTCAGCGGCTACATGGGCAAGAAAGTTGACATCTTGCTGCAGCGCATTATTGATACGGTGATGGCGTTCCCCACGCTCATTCTGGCGCTGGCCATAGTGGCCGTCCTGGGACCGTCCCTGAACAACGTCGTGATCGCTGTATCCGTGGTGCTCATCCCACGTGGCGCACGGGTGCTCCGCTCCGCGGCGCTGTCGGTGAAGGAGAACCCGTACATCGAGGCGGCGCGCGCCATCGGGTGCAGCAATACGCGCGTCCTGCTCCGCCATGTGCTGCCCCAGTGCATGGCGCCTTACATCATCGTGGCGACGGCGGCCATTGGCTGGGCGATTACGGTGGAGGCCACTCTCAACTTCCTGGGAGTGGGCGCGCCGCCGCCGACCCCGTCCTGGGGGGCCATGCTCTCCGGCGCCGGACGCCAGCATCTGGAGACGTCACCGTGGATTGCCATCTCTCCCGGCGTCGCGCTGAGCCTCACCGTATTTGGGTTCAGCCTGCTGGGGGATGCCCTGCGGGACGTCCTGGACCCACGCCTTCGCCGCGCGTAG
- a CDS encoding LLM class flavin-dependent oxidoreductase has product MALRVDVRIPACRPIPQVVDFVRQCDSAGLDGIGLLDSQLIVRDTFVTMGVLARETHRIKLTASVTNPVTRHPSVLASAMATVAELAPGRVEFVLGTGYSAVRTIGLPLATSAHMRETVLTIRRLLRGEKVQWGGSTSHLAFAPSFPVPVYIAATSPRMIEVAAEVADGVLLHIGMSPGILATAYHHIEEGARRAKRNPADLHVAVCLRTALATDEKVALEQSRPVCANWVLEKHRARWLKAGGLRIPEFAEIPPEVRAIYPDLSHPEDPVAARKATSFLSDDLLRSVCNVLGVLGPHEALFRKLKEAEEWGVRHAYLMTSATYDFPHEVLEAFKRRAPAT; this is encoded by the coding sequence ATGGCTTTGCGGGTGGACGTGCGGATTCCTGCGTGTCGGCCAATACCTCAGGTAGTGGATTTCGTACGTCAGTGCGACAGCGCTGGGCTGGACGGCATCGGCCTGCTTGACTCTCAACTGATTGTCCGCGACACCTTTGTCACTATGGGCGTCCTGGCTCGTGAGACTCACCGCATCAAGCTCACCGCGTCCGTCACCAACCCGGTGACCCGCCATCCGTCCGTCCTCGCGTCGGCGATGGCCACCGTCGCGGAACTGGCCCCGGGCCGCGTGGAGTTCGTCCTGGGAACGGGGTACAGCGCGGTACGCACCATAGGACTTCCCCTCGCTACCAGCGCCCATATGCGTGAGACCGTGCTCACTATCCGCCGCCTCTTGCGTGGCGAAAAAGTGCAATGGGGCGGCTCCACAAGCCATCTCGCCTTTGCCCCCTCATTCCCTGTCCCGGTGTACATAGCGGCTACAAGCCCTCGCATGATTGAAGTCGCTGCGGAAGTGGCCGACGGCGTGCTCTTGCATATTGGGATGAGTCCCGGCATCCTGGCCACGGCGTACCACCATATCGAGGAGGGCGCGCGCCGTGCCAAACGCAACCCTGCTGACCTGCACGTGGCGGTCTGTCTGCGCACGGCCCTGGCGACAGACGAAAAAGTTGCCCTGGAGCAAAGCCGTCCTGTCTGCGCCAACTGGGTGCTGGAGAAGCATCGGGCGCGCTGGCTCAAGGCCGGAGGTCTCCGTATACCGGAGTTCGCCGAAATCCCGCCAGAGGTGCGCGCCATTTATCCCGACCTGTCGCATCCCGAGGACCCCGTGGCTGCCCGCAAGGCTACATCCTTTCTCAGCGACGACTTGCTGCGGTCTGTCTGCAACGTTCTGGGCGTGCTGGGCCCTCATGAGGCCCTGTTCCGTAAACTTAAGGAGGCCGAAGAGTGGGGTGTCCGCCATGCTTATCTGATGACGTCAGCCACCTACGACTTTCCTCACGAGGTGCTGGAGGCGTTCAAACGCCGGGCCCCGGCAACGTAG
- a CDS encoding SDR family oxidoreductase: MNLALDGKVALVTGAGEGIGRAVAHALAAEGAKVAICGRTLSKLEEAADAIAKSTGAKVLPWVADVTKPEDVERYVQAARDQLGPPAVLVNNATIPLYGTFETLHDDDWCRYFDVKVMGYVRCCRLVLPLMQAQGWGRIVNIAGVAARLPRATSLLNGAFNAALVNFTKVLSTTAAPYGVTVNAIHPGATATKRLGLNIAARARAAKTSEDAIRKHMLEDIPIGRFIQPEDIAALVVFLASRQASAITGQTIAVDGGAVPCAYY; this comes from the coding sequence ATGAATCTAGCGTTAGACGGGAAGGTTGCCCTGGTGACAGGCGCCGGCGAGGGCATCGGCAGAGCGGTGGCGCACGCTCTCGCTGCGGAGGGCGCGAAGGTCGCAATCTGTGGACGCACTCTGTCAAAGCTCGAAGAAGCCGCTGACGCTATTGCGAAAAGCACCGGCGCGAAGGTCTTGCCCTGGGTGGCCGACGTGACGAAGCCAGAGGATGTGGAGCGTTACGTACAGGCCGCTCGGGACCAGCTTGGCCCTCCGGCTGTGCTGGTGAACAACGCGACCATCCCTCTGTACGGTACGTTTGAGACCTTGCATGACGACGACTGGTGTCGATACTTCGACGTGAAGGTCATGGGCTACGTCCGGTGCTGCCGCCTTGTTCTGCCGCTGATGCAGGCCCAGGGATGGGGTCGCATTGTCAATATCGCGGGCGTGGCGGCGCGCCTGCCCAGGGCCACCTCTTTATTGAATGGCGCGTTCAACGCTGCGCTGGTCAACTTTACGAAGGTGCTGTCCACAACAGCCGCGCCATACGGAGTCACGGTCAACGCAATCCATCCAGGGGCTACCGCAACCAAGCGCCTCGGCTTGAACATTGCAGCGCGAGCGCGGGCGGCGAAGACAAGCGAGGACGCCATCCGAAAACATATGCTGGAAGACATACCCATCGGGCGGTTTATTCAGCCGGAGGATATAGCGGCGCTGGTCGTCTTCCTGGCGTCCCGGCAAGCGTCCGCCATAACCGGACAGACCATCGCTGTCGACGGAGGGGCCGTGCCCTGCGCCTATTACTAA
- a CDS encoding ABC transporter substrate-binding protein, translating to MIRSIGRLLISVSAAFVLIAAACAPAAPPPPSAPAPAAGVTSPPASPTPEQARPTPLPGRAPVAPPVLAPGTAPTPTPQAQQIKRGGVLTGYHQTVIQNIDMHSASSLQVLSIAGSSYNQMLQYDYQGSWQIVPDMAEKWEVTPDGKTFTFTFAKGVKWHDGVPFTAEDAKFTLDRIANPPKGIASPRASSIEGIQKMDTPDPNTLKVTLSSVNAAFIPIIASGFFKLMPKHILEKDPGALKTKAVGTGPFKVIKYEPGVVTESVKNPDYFVKGLPYLDGAKFLTIRDSATQFAALRTKRVLITGQGSRGLSPAEEQVINREKLPIKLFYYFSTRGQGVVINHTQPPFNDLRVRKALALAMDPQEVIDTAVEGQGKVIGVMSVDEWGMPRAELMKLPGYRKPSPADLTEAKRLLAEAGYKDGIKTVMPLRSFEIEIKISQVLQQQLARIGVDAQLRPMDDAAFYDSMERRDWGLGFLSISEAVGDPNMLLLPYWKTNGSRNYGKFSDPEVDKLLDAQSAELSQPKRLELVQKAERILIDKVAGFEVSPGKYIVGMWKEVQGYFPHDVYNSHRLDWAWLDQ from the coding sequence ATGATCCGTTCGATTGGTCGCCTGCTCATCTCGGTCTCAGCAGCCTTCGTGTTGATTGCGGCAGCGTGCGCGCCAGCGGCTCCCCCACCACCTTCCGCGCCCGCGCCTGCCGCGGGCGTCACCTCCCCACCCGCGTCACCCACCCCAGAGCAGGCGCGTCCGACGCCCCTTCCCGGCAGAGCGCCAGTTGCGCCACCTGTCCTGGCGCCAGGGACGGCGCCCACGCCGACGCCGCAGGCCCAGCAGATCAAGCGCGGCGGCGTCCTTACCGGCTATCACCAGACCGTTATCCAGAACATAGACATGCACTCGGCGTCGTCCCTGCAGGTGCTTTCCATCGCGGGCAGCTCCTACAACCAGATGCTGCAGTACGACTACCAGGGGAGCTGGCAAATCGTGCCGGACATGGCGGAGAAGTGGGAGGTCACTCCGGACGGCAAGACGTTCACCTTCACCTTCGCCAAGGGCGTCAAGTGGCATGACGGCGTTCCCTTCACAGCCGAGGACGCCAAGTTCACGCTGGACCGCATTGCCAACCCGCCGAAGGGCATCGCCAGCCCGCGCGCCAGCTCCATCGAAGGCATCCAGAAGATGGACACGCCCGACCCGAACACCCTGAAGGTCACCCTCTCGTCCGTGAACGCCGCCTTCATCCCCATCATCGCAAGCGGCTTCTTCAAGCTGATGCCCAAGCATATCCTGGAGAAGGACCCGGGCGCTCTGAAGACAAAGGCTGTTGGCACAGGACCTTTCAAGGTCATCAAGTACGAGCCCGGCGTCGTGACCGAGTCGGTGAAGAACCCCGACTATTTCGTCAAGGGCTTGCCTTACCTGGACGGGGCGAAGTTCCTGACCATTCGAGACTCGGCGACGCAGTTCGCGGCGCTCCGGACCAAGCGCGTCTTAATCACCGGCCAGGGGAGCCGCGGCCTGTCGCCCGCCGAAGAGCAAGTGATCAATCGAGAGAAACTCCCCATTAAACTTTTCTACTATTTCTCCACGCGGGGGCAAGGCGTTGTCATTAATCACACGCAACCTCCCTTCAATGACCTGCGGGTCCGCAAGGCGCTGGCGCTGGCGATGGACCCCCAGGAAGTCATAGACACCGCTGTGGAAGGACAGGGCAAGGTCATTGGCGTCATGTCAGTGGACGAATGGGGCATGCCCCGCGCTGAGCTGATGAAGCTGCCCGGTTACCGCAAGCCATCCCCGGCGGACCTGACAGAAGCGAAGAGGCTTCTGGCCGAGGCGGGGTACAAGGACGGCATCAAGACCGTCATGCCCCTGCGCTCCTTTGAAATAGAGATCAAGATAAGCCAGGTGCTCCAGCAGCAGCTAGCGCGCATCGGTGTGGACGCGCAGCTCCGACCCATGGACGACGCCGCCTTTTACGATTCCATGGAGCGCCGCGACTGGGGCCTGGGCTTCCTCTCCATCTCCGAGGCTGTTGGCGACCCCAACATGCTGCTCCTGCCCTACTGGAAGACAAACGGCTCCCGCAACTATGGCAAGTTCAGCGACCCAGAGGTGGACAAGCTGCTGGACGCCCAGTCCGCTGAGTTGTCCCAGCCGAAGCGGCTTGAGTTGGTGCAGAAAGCCGAACGCATTCTTATAGACAAGGTGGCGGGATTCGAGGTCTCTCCGGGCAAATACATTGTCGGGATGTGGAAAGAAGTCCAGGGCTACTTCCCGCACGACGTGTACAACTCCCACCGTCTTGACTGGGCATGGCTGGACCAGTAA
- a CDS encoding ABC transporter permease, whose protein sequence is MRAYILRRLLMFVPVLMAASVLIFALMRVLPGDVAVMILVGPGGEGQASPEALAKLRADLGLDQPLFVQYVAWLKDVVQLNLGTSYASSRTVVTELSQRLPITVELAFLAIIMTMLIAVPAGVVSAIRQNTWLDYLLRVVSVAGLTIPTFFTATLLILWLVTSFRWLPPIELVGLFNNPVENLTQLIWPAVMLAFYHGAVISRMTRSQMLEVLRQDYVRTAWAKGLEERLVVVRHALQNALLPVVTIAGLEFGVLLGGTVVMETIFVLPGVGSYIVESIRARDYPVLQAIILMMALSYLVINLVVDLCYAWLDPRIRYA, encoded by the coding sequence GTGCGCGCGTACATCCTCCGCCGGCTCCTGATGTTCGTTCCCGTGCTCATGGCGGCGTCGGTGCTCATCTTCGCGCTGATGCGGGTGCTTCCCGGCGACGTAGCCGTCATGATTCTGGTGGGCCCGGGCGGTGAGGGCCAGGCGTCGCCGGAGGCCCTCGCCAAACTGCGCGCGGACCTGGGCCTTGACCAGCCTCTCTTTGTCCAGTACGTCGCGTGGCTGAAGGACGTCGTCCAACTGAATCTGGGGACTTCGTACGCCAGCAGCCGGACAGTCGTTACGGAGCTTTCCCAGCGCCTGCCCATCACCGTCGAGCTTGCGTTCCTCGCTATTATCATGACGATGCTGATCGCCGTGCCCGCGGGCGTCGTGTCCGCCATTCGTCAGAATACATGGCTGGACTATCTCTTGCGCGTCGTCAGCGTGGCGGGGTTGACCATCCCGACGTTCTTCACCGCCACGCTGCTTATCCTCTGGCTGGTCACCTCTTTCCGCTGGCTGCCGCCCATTGAGCTGGTGGGACTGTTCAACAACCCTGTCGAGAACCTGACACAACTTATCTGGCCCGCCGTGATGCTGGCCTTCTACCACGGGGCGGTCATCAGCCGCATGACCCGGTCTCAGATGCTTGAGGTACTGCGTCAGGACTACGTAAGGACGGCATGGGCCAAGGGCCTGGAAGAGCGCCTTGTAGTAGTCCGCCACGCGCTGCAGAACGCTCTGTTGCCGGTAGTGACCATTGCGGGGCTTGAGTTCGGCGTGCTGTTGGGGGGCACCGTTGTGATGGAGACGATTTTCGTGTTGCCGGGCGTCGGCAGCTACATCGTGGAGTCCATTCGCGCCCGCGACTATCCCGTGCTGCAGGCCATCATCCTGATGATGGCCCTCTCGTACCTGGTTATCAACCTTGTTGTTGACCTGTGCTATGCATGGCTTGACCCTCGAATCCGGTATGCGTGA